A window of Glycine soja cultivar W05 chromosome 2, ASM419377v2, whole genome shotgun sequence genomic DNA:
GTAATGTGTATCCCATGTACTAcgactattttaaatttaagtaaagtttaaaaaatataaactagaataaaaatatttaaattataagaggATGCATAACTGAGTtcaataaaaagtataaaatataagtagCTTAAATTTAatggaaaagtttttttttaaaaaaaagtaaaatataatttaagaggttaaatagtttacattttttgtGTATATAAGTAGTTGAAATttgtgatgaaaaaaattaatataaaaatttaaatgtaaattaagTTGAGATTTGAAGGATAACAAAAAATTCTTGacatgaaaggaaaaataaaaaagtattagtttatttaaaaaaaatataaaaaagtattaattaatgacgaaacaattgttttaaagaaaaataaattattataaaaaaaacacttatgtgcataaaatgaaaatttaaatttataataatagtaaataaaaatgtgattttttttacaacaatgataattttcttgaatttcttttttattaatctaTGCCATtgcccaaaatattaaactgtgTCAGACAGAACAATCCCGAACCGATTAGAGGTTGACTAAATTTATCAACCCATTTGCAAAAAGAGATCCATTTTATAATTCCTGGCATTGAATCTCAACATGTTAGAATAATGAGTGATGCCAGCGAAGGAGATATAATACGTGAAAACCATAACACATTCTGTTCAATTAAATTATCTCTCAAGCGTGTGCAAGATCCCATAACATTTACAATTTAATATgagaatttaatttcaatacacTAGATTACCGTGCGACGATTTATATactttcaaaattttagaaaactttttaaatatgaTAGTTATTATATAAGTCAATCATTTTTAACAACACCACAATTCATTacagtattaaaaaaatctgtACACTATCATCAGATCAAAAGTGTGAATCAATTAACTTatgattattttagtttaataaaaaatcttaacttCAAGTTCATAATTGTATTAGGAAaagttttacaatttttaatagttatatCTCACTCGAACATAATTCTCTCTTATAGAGGATATTTGtgtttagacaattttttttacactattaatatacttcaattaaattcttaaaatggaataaaataaCTTTACGTAATtacttttgttaataaattttggTCCACTTATCATTACCTTGAGAGAGTTTGTTATTCTAGGCAAGTGAACAGAGTTGAGGTTTAGCAGCCCATAATTTTTCTGTCATAAAGGCAGGCCAAGCATGTTTTACACCAATTAATTGCCTCTATGATCTCCTCTTCCTAGCAATCATATAAGATTAGGGGGCAAAACATGATTAAGGCTCCAGAAAGTAATGAATTTAATAAGGGCcattcttctttcctttttgaaGAGCTAGGGGGCCACACCTTGGTAATTACATTAAAAGTAGTAACATTTTTACTTTgctttgaaatttcaaaatctctttctctctcactcaAAATCAGAAGGCATCATGGCAGCCAAAGCAAAAGGAAGGGGTTGGCTTACAataaagaatgggagaaaaggaaagaagcaCGTTGCCAACCCCATCTTAGTAGATTCACATACTTCAGCAGCAAaagcctcttcttcttcttcttcttcttcttcactctcTTCACAAATGAAAATACTTTGCTCTCTTCCTCCAACTCTCTCAtactttcacttttctttgttCATGCAAGATCCAAAGAACGATTCAAACACAAGGTATGTTGTATTGTTATGTATCCTCTACCTTTTCCTCTGCTTCACACTTGAACACACACCCTACACCCATGTTGAGAATTTAATTATCTTATATACTTAGCTTTCTCTCATCATATACATTACTATATTCTTTTTTGCTTACTAATAAATGTTTctataaatatgtgatcatCTATAAGCTCATGTTGAGGCTATATTGCTTTTTATTAGTTAGttgtggagaaaaatgaaaatgctcATCACATTATTCCTCTAaggcctaaaactaaaactaactctCTTGTCCCGAATTAGTCAAAAAAATGGGGTGCACTATGTCatctttttagtaattttttattggttcaACCTTGTGGAGACCAAGTTTAACCTCTGCAGATTATAGTCTTTCAATGATGTTATGAATTTGACcaacccccaaaaaaaaaacatcattcatGCCAAGGTAGGAAAGTCAAATTCTCTGGCTGATCTGCTttttagcttcttttttcaatAGTGAGCCTAAATTTGGAAAATTACCAGTTAGTTAATTGGCATAGGCAAAGTTTAGATTAACTTTGTTACAAAGCTTCTAAACTTGACCCTCTCCCCAAATTTTCTTAAGGTTGAGAAAGAgcaaataaattcaattttatattcCACTTGCACAATTGCTTCTTCTGCATgccattttagaaaaagaataaaaaaaaatgaaagtagtGAAGGGTATGAATCAAGCAGCTGCAGCTGCATCATCTCAAGAATTCATGCATGACATCCACTTCATTTCAAGTTGCAGGAAGCCATGGTACCAAAGAGCAATTGAGGTGACTAGCCTATGGAAAAGTGTATCAAAATCCACAGAAATTCCAACACCTAATTCTTCAACTTTATGGAAGAGATCATCATCAATGCCAAAATCCCCTCAAGTCCCTACTACACCAAGTCCTAACAACAAGAACAAGCTAAGAAAATGTGCCTCTCTAAAGGTTGCATCATCCTTCACAAGGGTTTGTCTTTGTGCTCCAATCTATTCCTACAACGAGATTTTAAGAGCTGAGGTGCCACCTAGAAGAAGCAATAGTTATCCAAGATCAAAGCCATTGCATGCTTCACATGAGAGAACTCCTAGTGCTAGACTTAGCACTGAGGGAAGGAGGGTATTTAGGGGCAAATCATTGACTGATGATGTTCTAATGAGGAGGTTTGTGATTGAGGAAGAGGCAATGATGCaaattagaagaagaaatcaaatggaagttAT
This region includes:
- the LOC114389184 gene encoding uncharacterized protein LOC114389184 isoform X1, with amino-acid sequence MAAKAKGRGWLTIKNGRKGKKHVANPILVDSHTSAAKASSSSSSSSSLSSQMKILCSLPPTLSYFHFSLFMQDPKNDSNTSCRKPWYQRAIEVTSLWKSVSKSTEIPTPNSSTLWKRSSSMPKSPQVPTTPSPNNKNKLRKCASLKVASSFTRVCLCAPIYSYNEILRAEVPPRRSNSYPRSKPLHASHERTPSARLSTEGRRVFRGKSLTDDVLMRRFVIEEEAMMQIRRRNQMEVIRKRSMMRRKKLGPSPLSRMVMANDIGQF
- the LOC114389184 gene encoding uncharacterized protein LOC114389184 isoform X2, with translation MAAKAKGRGWLTIKNGRKGKKHVANPILVDSHTSAAKASSSSSSSSSLSSQMKILCSLPPTLSYFHFSLFMQDPKNDSNTRKPWYQRAIEVTSLWKSVSKSTEIPTPNSSTLWKRSSSMPKSPQVPTTPSPNNKNKLRKCASLKVASSFTRVCLCAPIYSYNEILRAEVPPRRSNSYPRSKPLHASHERTPSARLSTEGRRVFRGKSLTDDVLMRRFVIEEEAMMQIRRRNQMEVIRKRSMMRRKKLGPSPLSRMVMANDIGQF